One region of Cinclus cinclus chromosome 1, bCinCin1.1, whole genome shotgun sequence genomic DNA includes:
- the PPP1R3G gene encoding protein phosphatase 1 regulatory subunit 3G produces the protein MASPARPRQELAAEERRLRGAAPTVPRDAKREAAGERPGLLELRRCGRPPSPGPGERQEEGEEEEEEGEAAAGEDCCGKCKKRVQFADSLGLSLASVKHFSDAEDPQVPPAALSHLQSPPGEERDPPPPGADPPPPALLLVPDFPDGGEPGAERLRRQRVCLERLGRPAAPTDVRGTVQVLGGPGPKEVTVRYTFNEWLSFVDVPAAPLPPEPPAERYGFTLCVPPSLREGSALHFAIRYRSPQGEFWDNNGGRNYTLRCCGCPGGGPAAAPPAPAAPRY, from the coding sequence ATGGCGAGCCCCGCACGCCCGCGGCAGGAGCTGGCGGCCGAGGAGCGGCGGCTCCGCGGCGCGGCCCCGACGGTGCCCCGCGACGCCAAGCGGGAGGCGGCGGGGGAGCGGCcggggctgctggagctgcgCCGCTGCGGGCGGCCGCCGTCCCCCGGCCCCGGCGAGcggcaggaggagggggaggaggaggaagaggagggggaggcggcggcgggcgaAGATTGTTGCGGCAAGTGCAAGAAGCGGGTGCAGTTCGCCGACTCGCTGGGGCTGAGCCTCGCCAGCGTCAAGCACTTCAGCGACGCCGAGGACCCGCAGGTGCCGCCCGCCGCGCTGTCGCACCTGCAGAGCCCGCCCGGCGAGGAGCGGgacccgccgccgcccggcgccgacccgccgccgcccgcgctgctcctggtgccCGACTTCCCCGACGGCGGGGAGCCCGGCGCCGAGCGGCTGCGGCGGCAGCGCGTCTGCCTGGAGCGCCTGGGGCGGCCCGCGGCGCCCACCGACGTGCGGGGCACGGTGCAAGTGCtgggcggccccggccccaaGGAGGTGACGGTGCGCTACACCTTCAACGAGTGGCTCTCCTTCGTGGACGTCCCGGCCGCGCCCCTGCCCCCCGAGCCGCCGGCCGAGCGCTACGGCTTCACCCTGTGCGTCCCGCCGAGCCTGCGGGAGGGCTCGGCCCTGCACTTCGCCATCCGCTACCGCAGTCCGCAGGGCGAGTTCTGGGACAACAACGGCGGCCGCAACTACACGCTGCGCTGCTGCGGCTGCCCcgggggcggccccgccgccgccccgccggcccccgccgccccccgctaCTGA